In a genomic window of Coriobacteriia bacterium:
- a CDS encoding ABC transporter ATP-binding protein, with protein sequence MNDLIRVTDVHKTYYGRGVSTEALRGVDLDIDAGSFTCLVGPSGHGKSTLLHLLGGLDRPTQGSVSVLGEHIEGMNDARLARFRAERIGFVFQFFNLLKGLTVLENVQVAMMMRGVSGREQTVRATELLESVGLAHKLKARANELSGGQMQRVAIARALANDPDVLLLDEPTGNLDSASEADVLAILAELHERGKTLVMVTHSMEVADRAQRVVEVRDGRIAA encoded by the coding sequence ATGAATGACCTCATCCGCGTCACCGACGTCCATAAGACCTACTACGGCCGCGGCGTCAGCACCGAGGCGCTTCGCGGAGTCGACCTCGACATAGATGCCGGCTCGTTCACCTGTCTGGTTGGCCCATCGGGGCACGGCAAGAGCACGCTGCTCCACCTTCTGGGTGGTTTGGACCGACCCACGCAGGGTTCGGTGAGCGTGCTCGGCGAGCACATCGAGGGCATGAACGACGCGCGGCTGGCGCGCTTCCGCGCAGAGCGGATCGGCTTCGTATTCCAGTTCTTCAACCTACTCAAAGGCCTCACGGTCCTGGAGAACGTGCAGGTCGCGATGATGATGCGCGGGGTATCCGGACGCGAGCAGACCGTTCGGGCGACCGAGTTGCTTGAGTCGGTAGGCCTTGCGCACAAGCTCAAGGCCCGCGCGAACGAGCTGTCCGGTGGCCAGATGCAGCGCGTGGCCATCGCCCGTGCACTGGCCAACGACCCCGACGTCTTACTGCTCGACGAGCCGACCGGCAACCTCGACAGCGCGTCCGAGGCGGACGTTCTCGCGATCCTGGCCGAGCTGCACGAGCGGGGCAAGACGCTTGTCATGGTCACCCACAGCATGGAGGTTGCCGACCGCGCTCAGCGTGTCGTCGAAGTCCGGGATGGCCGCATCGCTGCTTGA
- a CDS encoding HAD-IC family P-type ATPase — MTEPATNQQLWYALSPEAVLEQLDSRRDGLSAQEAARRLAVAGPNALQGVEGPGLLSLVLKQLRSPLIYMLFAAAALSLAAGHPIDAVVVGLVLVLNTVIGVSQEWRAERSLEALRSMAAPRARVLRDGTVEIIPAADVVRGDILMLETGDLVGADARVIDVSDLRIDESALTGESDTVGKSVDALEGTVQLADQRNMVRMTTAVTDGRGRAVVVATGMETSIGEIAHEVQSAESDLTPLQKRLASLGTLIGIGAIGFATLVFVIGLLRGFPAVQMLTYAVAAAVSAIPEGLPAVISVVLAVGVQRMARRNAIVRNMPAVETLGSTTVICSDKTGTITRNEMTASRMWAGGTTFTVTGEGFSPRGAVLSEQGEPVAGGNDGATGLIQLLTIGALANNATLEHDEVEDRWRVEGNPTDGALLAVSEKGGLAPDFRECAERIDEIPFSSRFKYMASLDRLPHAPGPRMHVKGAFERILDASDRMLVEGREVVVTPELRRAAEQAAEDMAEQALRVVAGGYRDVDASEAERGDAESGLVFVGMWGLLDPPRPEAVAAVAAAQKAGIQIKMITGDHAVTAAAIARNAGIISHGEEVVTGAELDVTSDEELADRVGGIAVFARVSPTHKLRIVKALQKRGEVVAMTGDGVNDAPALKRADIGVSMGITGTEVAKESSDMILVDDDFATILAAVEEGRVIFGNLRRVVMFLLTTNLGEILLIIAALILDLPLPLTAVMILWVNLVTDGVSVVPLGLEPRHDDVLSRKPRPPAEGVLTRRYVTRIVVLAPVIGAGTLANFVAHLGPEGQLYAQTMAFTTLVAFEWFRAFSTRSLTKSVFTQNPFGNRLLLGGIGIGVVLQLTAVYWPPAQVAFGTVNLSARDWAVALAVGSTVLFVDEILKLVDRLRGRGEA; from the coding sequence ATGACCGAACCCGCGACGAACCAGCAGCTCTGGTACGCTCTCTCACCCGAAGCCGTACTCGAACAGCTTGACTCTCGCCGAGACGGGTTATCGGCGCAGGAGGCTGCGCGGCGTCTTGCCGTGGCTGGCCCTAACGCCCTGCAGGGCGTCGAGGGCCCCGGGTTACTCAGTCTGGTCCTCAAGCAGCTGCGCAGCCCTCTGATCTACATGCTCTTCGCCGCCGCCGCGCTGTCGCTGGCGGCCGGACACCCCATCGACGCCGTCGTGGTCGGGCTGGTACTCGTGCTCAACACGGTTATCGGTGTGTCCCAGGAGTGGCGTGCCGAGCGCTCGTTGGAGGCGCTTCGGAGCATGGCTGCGCCCCGCGCTCGCGTGCTGCGCGACGGCACCGTCGAGATCATCCCCGCCGCTGACGTGGTGCGCGGCGACATCCTCATGCTCGAAACCGGTGACTTGGTGGGCGCCGACGCTCGGGTCATCGACGTGTCCGACCTGCGGATTGACGAGTCCGCGCTGACCGGCGAGTCAGACACGGTCGGCAAGTCAGTTGATGCGCTCGAGGGAACCGTGCAGCTTGCGGACCAGCGCAACATGGTGCGCATGACGACCGCTGTGACCGACGGGCGTGGCCGCGCCGTCGTCGTCGCGACCGGCATGGAGACATCGATCGGCGAGATAGCGCACGAGGTCCAAAGTGCCGAGTCCGATCTGACGCCGTTGCAGAAGCGCCTCGCGAGTCTGGGCACGCTCATCGGCATCGGAGCGATCGGTTTCGCCACGCTGGTGTTCGTCATCGGACTGCTCCGCGGATTCCCCGCGGTGCAGATGCTCACGTACGCGGTCGCTGCGGCGGTCTCGGCCATCCCGGAGGGGCTGCCGGCCGTGATCAGCGTGGTGCTGGCTGTCGGCGTGCAGCGCATGGCCCGTCGCAACGCCATCGTGCGCAACATGCCTGCGGTCGAGACGCTCGGTTCGACCACGGTGATCTGCTCTGACAAGACCGGCACCATCACGCGCAACGAGATGACGGCAAGCCGGATGTGGGCCGGCGGTACCACGTTCACCGTGACGGGAGAGGGGTTCTCTCCGCGTGGCGCGGTGCTTTCGGAGCAGGGCGAGCCGGTCGCCGGCGGCAACGATGGTGCGACGGGACTCATCCAACTTCTGACCATCGGCGCGCTGGCCAACAACGCGACGCTCGAACACGACGAGGTCGAGGACCGCTGGCGCGTGGAAGGCAATCCTACCGACGGCGCACTGCTCGCGGTCTCGGAGAAGGGCGGCCTGGCCCCGGACTTTCGTGAATGCGCAGAGCGCATCGACGAAATCCCGTTCTCGAGTCGCTTCAAGTACATGGCGTCTTTGGACCGTCTACCGCATGCGCCTGGCCCGCGCATGCATGTCAAAGGAGCATTCGAGCGCATTCTCGACGCATCGGACCGGATGCTGGTTGAGGGTCGAGAGGTTGTAGTGACGCCGGAGCTCCGCCGCGCCGCCGAGCAGGCCGCCGAGGACATGGCCGAGCAGGCACTGCGGGTCGTGGCCGGCGGATACCGCGATGTCGACGCGTCAGAAGCCGAGCGCGGGGACGCCGAGTCGGGGTTGGTGTTCGTCGGGATGTGGGGACTGCTCGACCCGCCCCGTCCTGAGGCTGTTGCCGCCGTGGCCGCAGCCCAGAAGGCCGGAATCCAAATCAAGATGATCACCGGCGACCACGCGGTGACCGCCGCGGCGATCGCGCGCAACGCCGGGATCATCAGTCACGGCGAGGAAGTCGTGACCGGCGCCGAGCTTGACGTGACCTCTGACGAGGAGCTCGCCGACCGGGTCGGCGGCATCGCGGTGTTCGCTCGCGTCTCGCCAACGCACAAGCTGCGGATTGTGAAGGCGTTGCAGAAGCGCGGCGAGGTCGTGGCGATGACCGGTGACGGCGTCAACGACGCTCCGGCGCTCAAGCGGGCCGATATCGGTGTCTCGATGGGCATCACCGGAACCGAGGTCGCCAAAGAGTCGTCCGACATGATCCTGGTCGATGACGACTTCGCGACGATACTCGCGGCCGTTGAAGAGGGTCGCGTCATCTTCGGCAACCTCCGCCGCGTCGTGATGTTTCTGCTGACCACGAACCTCGGCGAGATCCTGCTGATTATCGCCGCGCTCATCCTCGACCTGCCGCTGCCGCTGACAGCCGTGATGATCCTGTGGGTGAATCTCGTGACCGATGGCGTGTCCGTCGTGCCGCTGGGTCTCGAGCCACGCCATGACGACGTCTTGAGCCGCAAGCCCAGACCGCCGGCCGAAGGGGTGCTCACACGGCGCTACGTCACGCGCATCGTGGTACTGGCTCCGGTGATCGGCGCCGGCACGCTTGCGAACTTCGTCGCACACCTGGGCCCAGAGGGGCAGTTGTACGCGCAGACGATGGCGTTCACCACCTTGGTGGCGTTCGAATGGTTCCGCGCGTTCAGTACGCGCTCGCTCACGAAGTCGGTGTTCACGCAAAACCCATTCGGCAACCGCCTGCTTCTCGGCGGGATTGGGATCGGCGTAGTACTCCAACTGACGGCGGTGTACTGGCCGCCGGCACAGGTCGCGTTCGGAACGGTCAACCTTTCGGCCAGAGATTGGGCGGTTGCGCTCGCGGTGGGCTCGACGGTGCTGTTTGTCGACGAAATCCTGAAGCTTGTGGACCGGCTGCGCGGGCGGGGCGAAGCGTAG
- a CDS encoding VF530 family protein: protein MPDEHPSDPLHGVTLEMMLGRLVNKYGWPGLAKRIRINCLKNDPTIPSVLNFLRKTPWARAKVEELYRDSRFWTRD, encoded by the coding sequence GTGCCCGATGAACACCCCAGCGATCCACTGCACGGCGTCACGCTGGAGATGATGCTCGGACGGCTTGTGAACAAGTACGGCTGGCCCGGCTTGGCCAAGCGAATCCGCATCAACTGCCTGAAGAACGATCCGACCATCCCGTCGGTGCTGAACTTCCTGCGCAAGACGCCCTGGGCGCGCGCGAAGGTGGAGGAGTTGTACCGCGATTCGCGGTTCTGGACGCGGGACTAG
- a CDS encoding hemolysin family protein yields MRPLFRFAALIGMFLMGAGPAMAAVAGSTGEAGGDATSGDVALLVFYVLVALIISFLCSIAEASLLSTTPSYIEGLRDANPKRADLLKRLRTDNIDRSLAAILTLNTIAHTAGAIGAGAQATVVFGSALTGAFSVLMTLAILFLSEIVPKTLGTVHWRTLAEPSAHFTRALIVVLYPLVIVSEWLTKLISRGKSAHAFSRQEFIAMAEVCEVDGQIDMNESRILRNLFKFSSLRAADVMTPRTVVTALPGDMTVAEAKSTATQIAFSRLPIYGESIDDIRGFILKDELFMLEPSDGTRTLKSLSRDISAVPARMPLSTLLEFLLEHREHIALVVDEYGGTSGLVTLEDAVETLLGVEIVDETDSHDDMQAMARRPAEERG; encoded by the coding sequence GTGAGACCACTATTCCGCTTTGCTGCGCTTATCGGCATGTTCCTGATGGGCGCAGGCCCCGCTATGGCAGCGGTCGCCGGTTCAACCGGGGAGGCAGGAGGCGACGCAACGAGCGGCGACGTCGCCCTGCTGGTGTTCTACGTACTGGTTGCCCTCATCATCTCGTTTCTTTGCTCGATTGCGGAAGCGTCGCTTCTGAGCACGACACCCTCCTACATCGAGGGCTTGCGCGATGCGAATCCCAAGCGCGCAGATCTACTCAAGCGGCTGCGGACCGACAATATCGACAGGTCGCTCGCGGCGATTCTCACGTTGAACACCATCGCCCACACAGCCGGTGCAATCGGTGCAGGCGCCCAGGCGACCGTCGTGTTCGGCAGTGCGCTCACTGGAGCGTTCTCGGTCCTCATGACCTTGGCGATCCTGTTCCTCTCAGAAATCGTCCCGAAGACACTGGGCACGGTTCACTGGCGCACACTCGCCGAGCCGTCTGCGCATTTCACACGAGCGCTCATTGTGGTCCTCTACCCGCTGGTGATCGTATCGGAGTGGTTGACCAAGCTCATCTCGCGAGGAAAGTCTGCTCACGCCTTCAGCCGACAGGAGTTCATCGCGATGGCTGAGGTGTGCGAGGTGGACGGACAGATCGACATGAACGAGTCCCGTATCCTGAGAAACCTGTTCAAATTCTCGTCGCTCCGGGCAGCAGACGTCATGACACCGCGAACCGTCGTCACAGCGCTGCCCGGCGACATGACGGTTGCCGAAGCGAAGTCCACAGCGACGCAGATCGCGTTCTCACGGCTGCCGATCTATGGAGAGAGCATCGACGACATCAGGGGATTCATCCTCAAAGATGAGCTCTTCATGCTCGAGCCAAGCGATGGGACCCGAACTCTCAAGTCCCTGAGTAGAGACATCTCGGCGGTGCCTGCGAGGATGCCGCTGTCCACGTTGCTCGAGTTCCTTCTCGAACATCGGGAGCACATCGCGCTAGTGGTTGACGAGTACGGCGGGACGAGCGGCCTCGTGACGCTCGAGGACGCGGTCGAGACGCTGCTGGGCGTCGAGATAGTCGACGAGACGGACAGCCACGACGACATGCAGGCCATGGCGCGGCGCCCGGCAGAGGAACGCGGCTAG
- a CDS encoding ABC transporter permease translates to MSDLRLVLRNLFGSRSRFALTLTGITLGITALVVMMSLGSGLRTQIDKQASDLGANLVVTPKGWCAYEQVKVLSGNQLPDAIPPDELAKIEAIEGIRTLPYLTVGSALENEPVPVTGIRVADTLTEKGWTVATGEAARDGANEILAGPDIAEAFALKPGSPVTLRGTEFTVTGVLDATGTRDDGVLFIPIDVAQEVYETDGRVSFVAVKVEDISQVDLFAQRIADAANVAVVSDKQLLASVLSVVDSVGTTLRVIAAVAILTAAFGIVNTMLMATFERRRDIGILKSVGSSNARIFRLFLFEAAAYGLVGGLVGLVVGSVASLVITPYIASNEFTAFIGGASVQATPPFSEMGLILVGAVAVAAVAGVYPALRAARLTPVEAISYE, encoded by the coding sequence ATGAGCGATCTGAGACTCGTGCTGCGCAACCTCTTCGGAAGCCGAAGCAGGTTCGCGCTCACCTTGACCGGCATCACGCTGGGCATCACGGCGCTCGTCGTGATGATGAGCCTGGGGAGCGGTCTGCGAACGCAGATCGACAAGCAGGCCTCCGACCTCGGCGCGAACCTTGTGGTCACGCCCAAGGGCTGGTGTGCCTACGAGCAGGTCAAGGTCCTGAGTGGCAACCAGCTTCCTGACGCGATTCCCCCCGATGAGCTCGCCAAGATCGAGGCCATCGAGGGCATCCGCACCCTGCCGTACCTCACCGTCGGCTCTGCCCTTGAGAACGAGCCGGTGCCCGTGACCGGCATTCGCGTTGCCGACACGCTGACCGAGAAGGGCTGGACGGTCGCCACGGGCGAGGCAGCTCGCGACGGGGCGAACGAGATTCTCGCCGGTCCCGACATCGCCGAGGCCTTCGCGCTGAAGCCGGGTTCTCCGGTCACGCTGCGCGGTACTGAGTTCACCGTCACCGGCGTACTCGATGCGACGGGGACCCGTGACGACGGAGTCCTGTTCATACCGATCGATGTGGCGCAGGAGGTCTACGAGACCGACGGGCGCGTCTCGTTCGTAGCCGTGAAGGTCGAAGATATCAGTCAGGTCGACCTGTTCGCACAGCGCATCGCCGATGCTGCGAACGTCGCGGTCGTCTCCGACAAGCAGCTGCTCGCCTCGGTGCTGAGCGTTGTCGACAGCGTCGGCACCACGCTGCGCGTGATCGCGGCGGTCGCCATCCTCACGGCCGCATTCGGCATCGTGAACACCATGCTCATGGCCACGTTCGAGCGTCGACGTGACATCGGCATCCTGAAGTCGGTGGGCAGTTCCAATGCCCGCATCTTCCGACTCTTCTTGTTCGAAGCAGCGGCCTATGGGCTTGTCGGCGGTCTGGTCGGGCTTGTCGTCGGTTCGGTCGCATCGCTCGTGATCACGCCCTACATCGCCAGCAATGAGTTCACCGCGTTCATCGGCGGGGCTTCGGTCCAGGCCACGCCCCCGTTCTCCGAGATGGGGCTCATCCTCGTAGGTGCCGTGGCCGTCGCTGCGGTGGCCGGCGTGTACCCGGCGCTTCGTGCCGCCCGTCTCACCCCTGTGGAGGCGATCAGCTATGAATGA
- a CDS encoding nucleotidyl transferase AbiEii/AbiGii toxin family protein produces MVDGYSNAATERCERVLGTLMRGIGQPWRHKICLVGGLAPLYIVRGDGYGQPAHVGSTDVDVALRLALESEDQGAYATLETNLKRNGFGRVDGASWRWAADVERETVVLEFLGDVSDAAPGTVFRAKVTPPAGAGGVGLLCVRGVELVFRDALSVTRDVPLLDGARSRVEFQVANLTPFVALKADAYLDRRKAKDAYDLVYVLRWWQGGPAAAAAAFASSPVADEPFVVSAISRVLSDFASPDRAGAVDYASLRASAGSANEVAVARNEAVLVVRQFEEELRNQGFKAGDAAPT; encoded by the coding sequence GTGGTCGACGGGTACAGCAATGCGGCGACGGAGCGATGCGAACGAGTCCTCGGCACGCTCATGCGTGGAATCGGTCAGCCTTGGCGGCACAAGATCTGCCTCGTGGGAGGACTCGCTCCACTCTACATCGTGCGAGGGGACGGTTATGGCCAACCCGCCCACGTGGGCTCTACTGATGTGGACGTCGCGCTTCGCCTAGCGCTGGAGTCCGAAGATCAAGGAGCATACGCGACGCTCGAGACGAACCTGAAGCGGAACGGCTTCGGCCGAGTCGATGGGGCCTCTTGGCGTTGGGCCGCGGATGTCGAGAGGGAGACTGTCGTGCTGGAATTCCTCGGTGACGTGAGCGATGCCGCCCCCGGAACGGTCTTTCGCGCCAAGGTCACGCCGCCCGCCGGTGCCGGGGGTGTGGGGCTGCTGTGCGTGAGGGGCGTCGAGCTGGTCTTCCGGGATGCTCTCTCAGTTACTCGCGACGTCCCGTTGCTCGATGGCGCCCGCTCTCGTGTCGAGTTCCAGGTCGCTAATCTGACTCCATTCGTGGCACTCAAAGCCGACGCGTATCTGGATAGGCGCAAGGCGAAGGATGCGTACGATCTGGTCTACGTGCTCAGGTGGTGGCAGGGCGGGCCGGCGGCGGCAGCCGCTGCGTTCGCGTCCAGCCCCGTCGCCGATGAGCCCTTCGTTGTCTCGGCCATTTCGCGGGTGCTGAGTGACTTCGCTTCCCCAGATCGGGCCGGAGCCGTCGATTACGCAAGCCTCAGAGCATCTGCCGGGTCGGCAAACGAGGTGGCTGTGGCGCGAAACGAAGCGGTTCTCGTGGTCCGGCAGTTCGAAGAGGAGTTACGCAATCAGGGCTTCAAGGCGGGCGACGCGGCCCCGACGTAA